The Lagopus muta isolate bLagMut1 chromosome 4, bLagMut1 primary, whole genome shotgun sequence genome has a window encoding:
- the FGG gene encoding fibrinogen gamma chain produces MAPSEMGPKLGRWVPLGHLLSLLFSTSMAYIATRENCCILDERFGSYCPTTCGIADFFNKYRLTTDGELLEIERLLQQATNSTGSIEYLIQHIKTIYPSEKQTLPQSVESLTQKSKKIIEEIIRYENTILAHENTIQQLTDMHIMNSNKISQLKQKISQLESHCQEPCKDTAEIQETTGRDCQDIANKGARKSGLYFIKPQKAKQSFLVYCEIDKYGNGWTVLQRRLDGSEDFRRNWVQYKEGFGHLSPDDTTEFWLGNEKIHLITTQSTLPYALRIELEDWSGKKGTADYAVFKVGTEEDKYRLTYAYFIGGEAGDAFDGFDFGDDPSDKSYTYHNGMRFSTYDNDNDNFEGNCAEQDGSGWWMNRCHAGHLNGQYYIGGAYTSRDAGSDSYDNGIIWATWRDRWYSMKKTTMKIIPFNRLSIDGQQHSGGTKQVGDS; encoded by the exons ATGGCACCCAGTGAGATGGGGCCGAAGCTGGGCAGATGGGTGCCTCTGGGgcatctcctctccctgctcttcTCTACCAGCATGGCG taCATCGCTACCAGAGAAAACTGCTGCATATTAGACGAGCGATTT GGTAGCTACTGCCCCACAACTTGTGGCATTGCAGATTTCTTTAACAAATACCGTCTCACTACGGATGGTGAACTGCTAGAAATTGAGAGACTTCTGCAGCAAGCTACTAACTCCACAGGATCAATAGAATATTTGATCCAACACATCAAAACCATCTATCCTTCAGAGAAGCAGACACTACCAC AATCAGTTGAGAGTTTGACTCAGAAGtccaagaaaataattgaagaaaTTATCAGATATGAAAACACTATTTTGGCTCATGAAAATACTATACA ACAGTTGACAGATATGCACATAATGAACAGCAACAAGATCtcacagctgaaacaaaagaTTTCTCAACTCGAGTCACACTGTCAGGAACCATGCAAAGATACTGCTGAAATACAGGAGACAACTGGAAGAG ATTGTCAAGATATTGCAAATAAAGGTGCAAGAAAAAGTGGTCTTTACTTCATCAAGCCTCAAAAAGCTAAGCAGTCTTTCCTAGTCTACTGTGAGATCGACAAGTATGGCAACGGCTGGACAGTGTTACAGAGG AGATTGGATGGGAGTGAGGACTTCCGGAGAAATTGGGTTCAGTACAAGGAAGGATTTGGACATCTGTCTCCAGATGACACCACAGAATTTTGGCTGGGCAATGAAAAGATTCACTTAATAACTACTCAGTCCACTCTGCCATATGCCTTGCGAATAGAACTGGAGGACTGGTCTGGCAAAAAAGG CACTGCTGACTATGCGGTATTCAAAGTGGGAACTGAAGAAGACAAGTACAGATTGACCTATGCCTACTTTATTGGTGGTGAAGCTGGAGATGCCTTTGATGGCTTTGATTTTGGAGATGATCCAAGTGACAAATCCTATACCTACCATAATGGCATGCGCTTCAGCACCTACGATAATGACAACGACAACTTTGAGGGCAACTGTGCTGAGCAAGATGGATCTGGATGGTGGATGAACAGATGCCATGCTGGTCACCTTAATGGACAATATTATATAG GTGGTGCGTACACATCCAGAGATGCTGGTTCAGATTCATATGACAACGGCATTATATGGGCAACGTGGCGTGACCGATGGTACTCCATGAAGAAAACTACAATGAAAATCATCCCATTCAACAGACTCTCAATAGATGGACAGCAGCACTCAGGCGGCACCAAGCAG gTTGGAGACTCATAA